The window AAGGAACTTCTATTTTGGTTTTTGAACTAGAGAAAATCAGATTACTATTGTTTtatactttctgaattattttcaCTCTTTAGTAGCAGCATTTGATTAACTCATGATTGTTATTCTTCAGTTTGCCATGGGACTGAACATGCCTGCAAAAACAGTTGTCTTTACATCTGTCAAAAAATGGGATGGTGATAGTAACCGTTTTATTGGTTCTGGAGAATATATACAGGTAAATCTTATGTACATGAAGTGAAGTCAGGCATATATATGTAGAGTTAGTAGGTCGAATAGAATATACGAGCCCTTCTCACAAtaattttgtattttctttctagaTGAGTGGAAGAGCCGGTCGGCGTGGGAAGGATGAACGTGGCATTTGTGTTATAATGATAGATGAAAAGGTAAGGCTGTGTAATCTTCTGTTCCAACTAATATAGCATGATGATCATGCATGGAACCATGAGTTggctgcgagatcttatgggtttcacctctagcctaccccaacttgtttgggacaaaaggctttgttgttgttgttgatgatgatggtggtgatgatcaTGCACGGAATTAGTATATCTTTCTAGTACAATAATTTGATCAAATGCACCCTCCATCCAGATTTTGCAGTTGTCTTTCTGCGTTGATTATGATAATGAAATGTGATAACTTATTACTGCCTTATTTTTGTCTAACGCAAATCATTGCTATTTCACTTGTAGTCATGGTTCTGATTTTGGTAGATGTTTACCAGTTTGATTTTTAAACTTAACTGTTTTTATTAGTTATTTATGGTATGCAGTGGCATGTAATCGGAAGTCATTATGAGCTTATTTTTTTAGACTATTGAACTTTGCATTTGAAAGATACATGCTCTGTTCTTAGTTCTCACCTGAGTAGTTGTGTTGAATTTTTTTGTTCTGTTGAAGTCGTCCTCCCAACAGACTGTTCTATGTTCATGCTTGAATTTACTTCTCATATCAAGCTTTACTTAGCTTGCAATACTTGTTATGCAAAATTAATTTGCTCtgaattcttagtagttgtgttAACATTCATTTTGTGCTATTGAAGCTGTCCTGCAAGACACTTGTTTTGTTACATATTCATGCTTGAATTGCTTTTCAAGATCTATTTTGTATGCTGTGATTCTTATGCAACATATATACACTAAagcttttgttttgttttcacgTGCTTCCTTTAGTTTGACATTTGGCCTTTGGTATTAACATAATTTAACTTTTCAGATGGAAATGAGTGTCATCAAGGACATGGTGTTAGGTAAACCAGCACCTCTCATCAGTACTTTCCGACTGAGCTACTACACCATTCTGAATTTGCTGAGTCGCGCGGAGGGCCAATTTACTGCTGAACATGTGATCCGGAATTCATTCCACCAGTTTCAGTATGAAAAGGTCTGTATCAACCTTAAAGATACCTCTCATGACATATCCTTTTGAATGCCAAAGATTAGCTTCCCTTGCTTTTCAGGCATTACCTGAAGTGGTTCAGAAGATTACAAGGTTGGAAAATGAAGCTAGCTTGCTGGGCTCTTCGGGAGAGGTATGCTATTTCGGTTGTAATATACATTATTGCGCTTCTGTTTGACTAACAATGTATCACCTCTACTTGTACAGAATGATCTTGCTGAATATCACAAATTGGGGCTTGATATATCTGAACTTGAGAAGAAAATCATGTCTGAGATGATTAGACCAGAGAGAGCTTTGTTATATTTGGTTCCTGGAAGGCTGGTACGTAACTATTTCTCCTAGGTTCTGTTCTTGCTTGAGGATGAGATGTACATTTTCATCAGTTATCGCCGCTTATGATGTGGATTCTGTAAAATTTACACAGATTTCATTTCACTGAGTAATTTGCATCATGGCAGGTTAAGGTGAGGGATGGTTCAACAGACTGGGGATGGGGTGTGGTTGTAAATGTTGTAAAGAAACCTTCAACATCTAGTAGTCTCCCCCCTGCATTAAGTGCATCCCGCAATAATAACTATATAGTGGATACCTTGCTTCATTGTTCTTCTAGTTCGAGTGAGAGCGGATTGCATTCGAAGCCATGCCCACCTCGCCCTGGGGAGAAGGGAGAAATGCATGTGGTGAGTTGAAGATCGTGACAAAGGATTTTATTGTGGTCGTTTATCTTCAGTTCGCTAGACTATCATTTTATTATTCTCATTTAGCGATGGCCCAAAATTTACTTTTGACCAATGTTGAGATTTTTGCAGGTGCCTGTACCATTACCTTTAGTATGTGGTCTAAGCAGCATTAGAATCAGCATTCCATCTGATCTGCGACCACCTGAAGCAAGACAAAACATACTTTTTGCAGTTCAAGAACTAGGAAAGCGTTACCCCCAAGGGCTTCCAAAGCTACATCCAATTACGGTGAAAATTCTTCTTACATAATCTTTTCAGCTCGTTGTTAATTTTGCACTAGAAGTACCATTTTTGTTTAGAGGCTGAAAGTTCCAAAAAAAGGAAGTCAAATTTATCTTGTCAGGATTTAGATGCACATTAGCACAGCTCTCCAGATGAGATATATCATATCTGTTTTTCCTCAGTACATCGTCCATGCATGTTATACAGACGGGGAAAACAAATGCTAtagcccgcaaaaaaagaagtttctccGATCATTCTTTCCTAAAAATATATCACCTGTCATCCTAAAGCGATAATTTTGAATTATGGTGTCATTTTTTGACATTCTGGTATAATTAACAGGACATGGGTATTGAAGAACCTGAATTAGTTGACCTGGTTCATAAACTTGAGGATCTTGAGCAGAAACTATGTTCTCACCCACTTCATAAGGTATGCCTTATCGTCACCTTTCAATTAAGAAATGCCCAGTCCTGTTTTTACTTGATGCACTTatttttttttttgctatttttgtgTCAGTCTGATCAAAGTGAGCAGCAACTGTCATGGTACCAAAGAAAAGCTGAACTGAATCATGAAATTCAGCAACTAAAGTCAAAGATGCGGGATTCACAGGTTGGTTGAATGTTTGCATGGTTGATCCTTGTTAAACAGCTAAATGTGTTCTCACATTCTCCTCCATTCAGCTACAAAAATTTAGGGATGAACTGAAAAACCGGTCTCGTGTTCTGAAGATGCTGGGTCATATTGATGCGGATGGTGTTCTCCAGTTAAAGGGGCGTGCTGCCTGTTTGATAGACACTGGGGATGAGCTGCTTATCACTGAGCTTATGTTTAATGGTACCTGTTTAATATGACTCTGGGTTCAGTTTTTGCTTACTTTATATTCAGTATTGCATTAATATGTTTATGTGACTAGGTACATTTAATGATCTTGATCATCATCAAGTTGCTTCCGTTGTTAGCTGCTTTGTTCCGTGTGAGAAGTCAAGTGAGCAAATACGCCTGAGAAATGAGCTTTCTAAACCAATGATGCAGCTCCAGGAGGCTGCAAGAAAAATAGCTGAGGTGCATACTTGTTGTATACTTGTATCATCACTATATCGCCACCCATCTCCCTAGTCCCTGTGCTTGATTGGGAACTCTGATTTCTCACTCTTGTTTTAGGTACAACGGGAATGCAAATTGGACATCAATGTTGAGGAATATGTTGAATCAACTTGTAAACCCTACCTGATGGACGTCATATACTGCTGGTCAAAGGTTGGTCAGACTATGCAGTTCATTAAACTATAGATCTTGTGTTCCATTTTTTCTTTTTGGAAATTCTCCAGGCATTAAGATATCTTATTTCCAATTGTGACATTGATTCTTATCATGCATAATCTCGACATCTGATGCAATCATACTCTGCATCTGTACTGCTGCTGCAGTTTTTGTAGTTATATTATGTGTAGAGTCCTGAAACATTTTCCTCACAGGGCGCCACATTCGGAGAGGTGACAGAAATGACTGACATTTTTGAAGGAAGCATCATACGGCTAGTTAGGAGGCTGGATGAATTTCTGAATCAGGTAAACCACCTGTTGGTTCcgggcactagtactaaaaccactTGGATAATGAGAGTGTCTGTCTTTGATTATCCCATTTGACTTAAAGTGCATGCGAATAAAAAAATCTGCCTTTGATTGATCCATTAGATCAATGTGCATGTGAATACAAGTGTGACATGTCCTTCTAGTGAAATGTCCATAAACTGTCAACATTTACTCTCAACTGTGACATGACAGAATATGATGAACAAGTTGGACTGTAGCTAAGATATGTAAGAAATGTTATCTATTTATGTTTATCTCCATATATAGAAGTTGTGATTGGCATCGATTTTCTTCTTTGCCCTTTTCTGCATGCCCAACACTACTTTTATATTACAAAGTTCTGGAAATAGTCAGGAAAATAAGCTTGctttgttttcctttgtcgaaccAACTGACTTAATTTATTTGCCAGCTAAAAGCCGCTGCTGAAGCTGTTGGGGAGGTCAACCTTGAGAACAAGTTTGGATCGGCGAGTGAGAGCTTACGCCGTGGCATCATGTTTGCTAACTCATTGTATCTGTGATGAGTGCTCCAGCAGTTGTAACATACAGTATATGTTAACAAACCAAACGTagctgttttgttttttgtttttgacaGCCCTTATCTGTGGGAGTGTAGGTTGTAGCCTTGTACCCTGGTAACCCCTAGGTAATTTATTTTGGAAATTCTTATCCAGGCAACATCGTGCATTCAATTTTGCAGCAAAATTGTTAGGGAAATCCTATTTAGCGTCTGGCGCTTCAGGCGCGGGTTACAGGTGTTTTTACAAACTGGCGCCTGAAGCAGCTCCTTCACCGGTTACAAGTGTTTTTACAAACTGGCGCCTGAAGCAGCTCCTTCACGGGGAGTTGCAATAACGGCCTGGGGCAACACACGACTTGTGTTCAGTTACTCCCATTTCCCCATTctgttctttcctttttcttttctctttcttgtttgtattttcagtttttctttctttttcaaagATGCACAAACTTTTTAAAATTCGACGACCTATTTCTTCCAACCACTGAACTATTTTTCGAATTTGACGAACTTTTTCAAATTCGTTCAACTTTTTTTTCAATTCAATGAACTTttctcaatttttttttcaaaaccatgaacttttttcaaaatttggtgatttttaaaaaaatcattgaaCGTTCTTTTCAAACCAACAAACCTTTTTCAAATTCTATtaacttttaaaaaaaattgttgaaCGTTTTCTAAATTTGACGGACTCTTTTTCAATTTGATtaacttttttcaaaaccgattaactttttttaaatcgatgaactcttttttgaaaccaatgaatattttttaattcccATGATTTTTTTACAAAATTGATGACCTTATTTTCAAACTTGTGAACTTTTTTGGGGaatcaatgaactttttaaaaaatggATGAACTTCTTTACAAAATCAATGAATGTTTTTTCAAAATAGATGATTTTTTTTCAACTTCATGTACTTTTTTCTgatctttaaaaaataataattttgtgaacctttttttaaatcgatgaacttccttcaaatttgtgaactttttttcccAGATTTCGATGACCTTTTTTCCACTTTGAGATTTTTTTGGAGTTTGTAAACTGTTTTTACAATCTATGAATATTATTGAATTCACGAACTTTTGTCGATTTTCTGCgggttttttttcaattttttgcgTTTTTTCTAGAGGTCAATGTTTGATTGGTTAACTGTCAAACGAAGCgtatgtttttttttcttctgaacatagtacagatgcaagcgttcatacatacgcgcatacactcatcctgtGAATGCACACACGCTCACCCtgttggatgtggggttccggcaaatttttaaggttcgaacactggggtgcgcgcgaagtctttttcttctaccgatctacgccctaccttgctaagatctcgcggacgaactcgcaacacagaaagacacaagatttatattggttcgggccaccgttgtggtgtaacaccctactccagtgtggtggtggtggattgcctcttgggctgatgacgaacaatacaatgggaagaacaacctcctgaggttgaggtgttcttgtgcgtggctaacttgtgtgggtgagagaggGATCTAAAATGTCGTCTCCTCACCCCTCCTTCTGTTTGATTTCTGAtcccccttctcctctctcccccatctatggtggtggctagtcctacttatagaggccctgtttctcttcccaaatgttgagcgggaagggagccaacaatggcgggcaaatttgaagggggacagctagtacaagccatcctgacaaaagatggtctccgcatgcgaaaggctctggtggtgacgccgtcttgggctccacgatgacctccgtcttgccatccttctggttttggtcttgttgcaccgaaatggcaacctttgcctgaggcctcggtactccgcggctgcgcttgcctcctttgcaccaaagaggaaacaaggacgctgcgcgcgctggcgcccgcctgacgcccgcctggtatcgatcgtcatggctcacgtcacgagagcctcgtgaggttcgcctcgccttgatatctccgctcctcatgagcctgcctgactaggccagtcgagaggaggtctcgtgtcgtccgcatcgcgagccttggcccctcgcgagggtcttgggtgccttattgatgaagatgggccatacggcctgctggctccgccacgccgcgggtcacaggcaggcaagtttggggacccccattcccaggacgccgacagtagcccccgggcccaaggtgtgctcgggcttggcttcgcgacgaagccaagggccaagcacgaagcgccacgggccccaaaagCCCACGGCCTCGGTTgacatgtggcggttgattggacgtgggcgtctccgtttccccatgctgcctcggcaactgctcgcccTGACAAAAGGTTGGCGCAGGCagcgcttgccttcattgcttctccCTCGCCTtcctccagatccccttccttgctttCCGCCACCGCTATCTCCAGATCCGCTCCAATTTCATTCCGCAGCTGCGATCCATGGCGTCGCACAAGGCCAAGGCTTCCTCAGCGTCGGCTTGGTACGAGCCGGTCCTTGAGGTGCCCACCGTCACGGAGAAGAGCCTCGCTTCCGTGCGCCTGCTGACGGCGGGCGAGAGCAATGAGTGGGGGAAGACcgagctccggcttgcctccgacGCGTCGGAGCCTGAGGAAATCACCTTCTTCTCCTTCTCGAGCAGCGTCGCCGTccggttggttcctcccttcttcGATTTGTTTTACGAAGTCCTCGACCACTACGGGCTGCAGAcgttgcatctccatcccaactttgtccttctcctttccatcttcgcctactactatgaggcgtacctgggcgtgatgccgtccgtggcgctcctgcgccatttcttcttcctccgtgtcAGTGAGGGTAACATCTCCGGATGCGCTAATTTCGTTGCATCcagcaaggccaactcgatctcgagtACCGGGAAAAGGGCCGACAACATTCgatccaaatgggtcatgatggacgccaagtgcgCCGACCCGCGTCTGGTGTTGCCCACGGCGGCGCCCTCTTCCCACGGGGGATGGCCCAGGGCGGAGCTTGCTGATGAGCGGGCCTCGTTGGTGTTGGGGCAGATGGTGACCGACCTGAAGCCGGGGAACGCGAGGGCGGCAAAGGTGACGGGGGTTGTGCTTCTAAGGGAGTTCTTGACCCTGCGAGTAGCTCCACTCCAGGCGCGTGCACGCCCCTGTGGGAGCTTGAAGAAGAGGGGAACATGACCCGCCTGAGGCCAGGGGCCCTGCCTGACGATGAATTGGATGTTGTCTTGCGCCTCATAGTTGGGGACAACCAGGAGTACCCACCAAGCGCCTTTGTCCCCCTGTTCCAGCGCAGGGATCGGGAGGAATTCGTCGCCTCCAGGCCGTCCTTTGATGCGCGTGGGCTGGTGCCGCCGGCGCTCCTGGGAGCCCCTGCGGCAC is drawn from Triticum dicoccoides isolate Atlit2015 ecotype Zavitan chromosome 4A, WEW_v2.0, whole genome shotgun sequence and contains these coding sequences:
- the LOC119286527 gene encoding DExH-box ATP-dependent RNA helicase DExH10-like translates to MEEVENTSKRKAPELDSEDSSAAAVMNGQQSLPGSAAKRQNLARSCIHEVAAPNGYDLSKDEAVHGTLSNPVFNGNMAKTYPFQLDPFQTVSVACLERNESVLVSAHTSAGKTAIAEYAIAMSFRDKQRVIYTSPLKALSNQKYRELSQEFSDVGLMTGDVTLQPNATCLVMTTEILRAMLYRGSEVIKEVGWVIFDEIHYMKDRERGVVWEESIVFLPPAIKMVFLSATMSNATEFAEWICNLHKQPCHVVYTDFRPTPLQHYVFPIGGSGLYLVVDENGQFREDNFLKLQDTFAKQPSQLDGKKNGGPKASGRIAKGGNASGTSDIYRIVKMIMERKFQPVIIFSFSRRECEHHAMSMSKLDFNTEEEKDSIEQVFRSAIFCLSEEDRGLPAIELMLPLLKRGIAVHHSGLLPIIKELVELLFQEGLVKALFATETFAMGLNMPAKTVVFTSVKKWDGDSNRFIGSGEYIQMSGRAGRRGKDERGICVIMIDEKMEMSVIKDMVLGKPAPLISTFRLSYYTILNLLSRAEGQFTAEHVIRNSFHQFQYEKALPEVVQKITRLENEASLLGSSGENDLAEYHKLGLDISELEKKIMSEMIRPERALLYLVPGRLVKVRDGSTDWGWGVVVNVVKKPSTSSSLPPALSASRNNNYIVDTLLHCSSSSSESGLHSKPCPPRPGEKGEMHVVPVPLPLVCGLSSIRISIPSDLRPPEARQNILFAVQELGKRYPQGLPKLHPITDMGIEEPELVDLVHKLEDLEQKLCSHPLHKSDQSEQQLSWYQRKAELNHEIQQLKSKMRDSQLQKFRDELKNRSRVLKMLGHIDADGVLQLKGRAACLIDTGDELLITELMFNGTFNDLDHHQVASVVSCFVPCEKSSEQIRLRNELSKPMMQLQEAARKIAEVQRECKLDINVEEYVESTCKPYLMDVIYCWSKGATFGEVTEMTDIFEGSIIRLVRRLDEFLNQLKAAAEAVGEVNLENKFGSASESLRRGIMFANSLYL